The following are encoded in a window of Pseudomonas graminis genomic DNA:
- a CDS encoding ABC transporter ATP-binding protein, which produces MSASPANTPSVLSVSDLTVRFKDAPANVVDGVSFAIQPGKTLAIVGESGCGKSVTSMALMGLLPDTATVQASASNLLGEPLLGMSDERLLDVRGNRMAMIFQEPMTSLNPVFTIGDQIAESVMRHQGLSASAARQRALEMLEKVRVPDALQRLDAYPHELSGGMRQRAMIAMALANDPALIIADEPTTALDVTIQAQILSLVASLQAETGTSMMLITHDLGVVAEVADEVIVMYAGRVVESGSVKTLFDDPQHPYTIGLMGSMPSVGPREGRLATINGRVPTPAEMPGGCRFASRCPFVIAACREARPPLLEVSAGHFAACIRVPLEQHLGVSA; this is translated from the coding sequence ATGAGTGCTTCACCCGCGAACACCCCATCGGTATTGAGCGTCAGCGACCTCACCGTGCGCTTCAAGGATGCGCCAGCCAATGTCGTCGACGGCGTGTCGTTCGCCATTCAGCCGGGCAAGACCCTGGCCATCGTCGGCGAGTCCGGCTGCGGTAAAAGCGTGACGTCCATGGCCTTGATGGGCTTGCTGCCCGACACCGCGACGGTCCAGGCCAGCGCCTCGAACTTGCTGGGCGAGCCGCTGCTGGGGATGTCAGACGAGCGCCTGCTGGACGTGCGCGGCAATCGCATGGCGATGATCTTTCAGGAGCCGATGACCTCGCTCAATCCGGTGTTCACCATCGGTGATCAGATCGCCGAAAGCGTGATGCGTCACCAGGGTCTGTCGGCCAGCGCCGCCCGCCAGCGCGCGCTGGAAATGCTGGAAAAGGTCCGCGTGCCCGATGCCCTTCAGCGCCTCGACGCTTACCCACACGAGCTGTCCGGCGGCATGCGGCAGCGCGCGATGATCGCCATGGCGCTGGCCAATGACCCCGCGCTGATCATCGCCGACGAACCCACCACCGCCCTGGACGTGACCATTCAGGCGCAGATTCTCTCGCTGGTCGCCAGCCTCCAGGCCGAAACCGGCACCTCGATGATGCTCATCACCCACGACCTCGGCGTGGTCGCGGAAGTGGCCGACGAGGTCATCGTGATGTACGCCGGGCGCGTCGTCGAAAGCGGCTCGGTCAAAACCTTATTCGATGATCCGCAGCACCCTTACACCATCGGCCTGATGGGTTCGATGCCCTCGGTCGGCCCTCGCGAGGGGCGTTTGGCAACGATCAATGGGCGCGTGCCGACGCCGGCTGAAATGCCCGGCGGCTGCCGCTTTGCCAGCCGTTGCCCGTTCGTCATCGCTGCCTGCCGGGAAGCCCGTCCGCCGTTGCTGGAAGTTTCCGCCGGGCACTTTGCCGCCTGCATTCGCGTGCCACTTGAACAGCATCTGGGAGTCAGCGCATGA